From a region of the Buchnera aphidicola (Aphis fabae) genome:
- a CDS encoding valine--tRNA ligase: MDKTYNPKDIEEPLYNFWEKNGYFKPNNDSTKTSFCIMMPPPNITGNLHMGHAFQQTIMDILIRYHRMQGKNTLWQVGTDHAGIATQILVERQIYLEEHKTKKDYSRNDFIKKIWSWKNKYNLIVTKQMRRLGNSVDWDREKFTLDPDICNSVKEAFIIFYKNNLIYQKKRLVHWDSKLETVISDLEVEHRLIKSKKWFIRYPIICDKKKNNNLIKYLIVSTTRPETLLGDTALAVNPQDKNYSKFIGQFVICPLVNRIIPIIGDQYADIKKGTGCVKITPAHDFNDYKVGFRHKLPMINVFTFNGKIKTHFDVYDYKGRTSKIYNLLVPSKFQNLDIISARVKVIEEIKKIGLLEKVEECDILTPHGDRSGVIIQPMLTNQWYLKTSKLANLAISAVKDKRINFIPSQYKTMYLSWMNNIEDWCISRQLWWGHRIPVWYDHKKNIYVGYSENEIRKEYKIANNIELIQDEDVLDTWFSSGLWTFSTLGWPKKTEFLKIFHSTNVLVSGFDIIFFWIARMIMLTMYLVKDNFGISQVPFKNVYITGLIRDEEGQKMSKSKGNVIDPLDMIDGISLNNLIKKRTSDLLQPQLFDQIKKRTINQFPNGISPTGTDALRFTFCALASNTRDIKWDMSRLKGYRNFCNKLWNASRFVLIHTKDHVFFHFKINNNMLFINKWILIEFNNIVKSYRNSLDNYRFDIAANILYDFTWNNFCDWYLEFAKLIIKFGSSQDIHATKNILIYVLEKLLKLLHPIIPFITESIWQRIKKIKNIKEKTIMLQPFPKYNNSFFNENILFHMSWIKKIIIFLRNIRAEMNISSKKLLSLFLKNISFDQEKIIQKNLLLLRNIAHLDKIEIVSKEYKEPLLSIKKIIDGVEILIPLLKVIDKKIELKRLNKEIKNIKLKISYIEEKTLNKDFLHYAPKHIITKEKEKLKDLNEIYLKLSHQIEIFNNAFNEN, encoded by the coding sequence GTTGAACGTCAAATATATCTTGAAGAGCATAAAACTAAAAAAGATTATAGTAGAAATGATTTTATCAAAAAGATATGGTCATGGAAAAATAAATATAATTTAATTGTTACAAAACAAATGCGACGTTTAGGTAATTCTGTCGATTGGGATCGTGAAAAATTTACTTTAGATCCTGATATTTGTAACTCTGTTAAAGAAGCTTTTATTATTTTTTATAAAAATAATTTAATATATCAAAAAAAAAGATTAGTACATTGGGATTCAAAATTAGAAACAGTTATTTCAGATTTAGAAGTAGAACATCGTTTAATAAAAAGTAAAAAATGGTTTATTCGATATCCTATTATTTGTGATAAAAAAAAAAATAACAATCTAATTAAATATTTAATAGTTTCTACAACTAGGCCTGAAACTTTGCTAGGAGATACAGCTTTAGCCGTTAATCCACAAGATAAAAATTATAGTAAGTTTATCGGTCAATTTGTTATATGTCCTTTAGTTAATAGAATTATACCTATTATTGGAGATCAATATGCTGATATAAAAAAAGGAACAGGTTGTGTAAAAATTACACCAGCACATGATTTTAATGATTATAAAGTTGGATTTCGTCATAAGTTACCAATGATTAATGTTTTTACTTTTAATGGAAAAATTAAAACTCATTTTGATGTTTATGATTATAAAGGTCGAACTTCTAAGATATATAATTTATTAGTTCCGAGTAAATTTCAAAATTTAGATATTATTTCTGCAAGAGTAAAAGTAATTGAAGAAATAAAAAAAATAGGACTTCTAGAAAAAGTCGAGGAATGTGATATTCTTACACCTCATGGTGATAGAAGTGGTGTTATAATCCAGCCTATGTTAACCAATCAATGGTATTTAAAAACGTCAAAATTAGCTAATTTAGCTATTTCTGCAGTTAAAGATAAAAGAATTAATTTCATTCCATCACAATATAAAACTATGTATTTATCTTGGATGAACAATATCGAAGACTGGTGTATTTCACGTCAATTATGGTGGGGACACCGTATTCCAGTTTGGTATGATCATAAAAAAAATATATATGTTGGATATAGTGAAAATGAAATACGAAAAGAATATAAGATAGCAAATAATATAGAATTAATTCAAGATGAAGATGTTTTAGATACTTGGTTTTCTTCTGGATTATGGACTTTCTCTACATTAGGATGGCCTAAAAAAACAGAATTTTTAAAAATTTTTCATTCGACTAACGTATTAGTTAGTGGTTTTGATATTATTTTTTTCTGGATTGCTAGAATGATTATGTTAACTATGTATCTTGTTAAAGACAATTTTGGTATATCTCAGGTTCCTTTTAAAAATGTTTATATTACAGGTTTAATACGTGATGAAGAAGGTCAAAAAATGTCAAAATCAAAAGGAAATGTAATTGATCCTTTAGATATGATAGATGGTATTTCATTAAATAATTTAATTAAAAAAAGAACAAGTGATTTATTACAACCACAATTATTCGATCAAATTAAAAAACGTACTATAAATCAATTTCCCAATGGAATTAGTCCAACGGGTACAGATGCACTACGTTTTACATTTTGTGCTTTAGCTTCTAATACACGTGATATAAAATGGGATATGAGTAGATTGAAAGGATATCGAAACTTTTGTAATAAGCTTTGGAATGCTAGCCGATTTGTTTTAATTCATACAAAAGATCATGTTTTTTTTCATTTTAAAATCAATAATAACATGTTATTTATAAATAAATGGATTTTAATAGAGTTTAATAACATAGTAAAATCATATAGAAATTCATTAGATAACTATCGGTTTGATATTGCAGCGAATATTTTATATGATTTTACTTGGAATAATTTTTGTGATTGGTATTTAGAATTTGCTAAATTAATTATAAAATTTGGTTCGTCTCAAGATATACATGCGACTAAAAATATTTTGATTTACGTTTTGGAAAAACTTTTAAAATTATTACATCCAATTATTCCTTTTATTACTGAAAGTATTTGGCAACGTATAAAAAAAATTAAAAATATTAAAGAAAAAACCATTATGCTTCAGCCTTTTCCAAAATATAATAATTCATTTTTTAATGAAAATATTTTATTTCATATGAGCTGGATTAAAAAAATAATAATTTTTTTAAGAAATATTAGAGCTGAAATGAATATTAGTTCTAAAAAACTTTTATCATTGTTCTTAAAAAATATTTCTTTTGATCAAGAAAAAATTATTCAAAAAAATTTATTGTTATTACGAAATATAGCTCATTTAGATAAAATTGAAATTGTATCTAAAGAATATAAGGAGCCTTTGTTGTCTATAAAAAAAATAATTGACGGAGTAGAAATTTTAATTCCTTTACTTAAAGTAATAGATAAAAAAATTGAATTAAAAAGATTAAATAAAGAAATAAAGAACATAAAATTAAAAATATCATATATAGAAGAAAAAACTTTAAATAAAGATTTTTTACATTATGCACCTAAACATATTATAACAAAAGAAAAAGAAAAACTAAAAGATTTAAATGAAATATATTTAAAATTATCTCATCAAATAGAAATTTTTAATAATGCATTTAATGAAAATTAA